The following coding sequences lie in one Xanthomonas hortorum pv. pelargonii genomic window:
- a CDS encoding DUF779 domain-containing protein, translating into MHHTTQSTTQSEMPLQVMATLAALQLIDTLRARHGDVLFHQSGGCCDGSSPMCFPVGDFIVGDRDVLLGEIGGAPFYISASQFEYWKHTQLIIDVVPGRGGMFSLENGEGVRFLVRSRLFADDEFARLQQAGRA; encoded by the coding sequence ATGCACCACACCACGCAATCCACCACGCAATCGGAGATGCCGCTGCAGGTCATGGCTACCTTGGCGGCGTTGCAGTTGATCGACACGCTGCGCGCACGGCATGGCGATGTGCTGTTCCATCAATCCGGCGGCTGCTGCGATGGGTCTTCGCCGATGTGCTTTCCGGTGGGCGACTTCATCGTCGGCGACCGCGATGTGCTGCTGGGCGAGATCGGCGGTGCGCCGTTCTATATCAGCGCCTCGCAGTTCGAGTACTGGAAGCACACCCAATTGATCATCGATGTGGTGCCGGGGCGCGGCGGCATGTTCTCGCTGGAAAACGGCGAGGGCGTGCGCTTTCTGGTGCGCTCGCGTCTGTTTGCCGATGACGAGTTCGCCCGACTGCAGCAGGCAGGTCGGGCGTAG
- a CDS encoding aromatic amino acid transaminase, giving the protein MSFFANVEQVPGDPILGLTEAYNADSRPNKVNLGVGIYYDENGRIPLLRAVHKIEQQLALEAKPRGYLPIDGLAAYDKATQELLFGAESALVASGRVATSQTVGGSGALRVGADLLKKLLPTSTIAISNPSWENHRAVFGAAGFEVVDYTYFDAASHGLNFDGMLADLAKLEPGTVVLLHACCHNPTGADLTKEQWKQVAGVLKERNLFPFVDIAYQGFDKGIEADAYAVRLLAAEGIDSYVVASSYSKSFSLYGERVGALSVVSATATEAKAVQSQVKRIIRTIYSSPSTHGAALVAGVLTSPELRDLWEQELTEMRERIHALRAGLVAKLATLGAPEFDFIQRQAGMFSYSGLTRTQVDRLRDEFAIYAVGTGRICVAALSQRNLEYVAQAVATVSRM; this is encoded by the coding sequence GTGTCCTTCTTTGCAAATGTGGAACAGGTTCCAGGCGACCCCATCCTGGGCCTGACCGAGGCCTATAACGCCGATAGCCGCCCCAACAAGGTCAACCTGGGTGTGGGCATCTATTACGACGAAAACGGGCGCATCCCGCTGTTGCGTGCCGTGCACAAGATCGAGCAGCAGCTCGCGCTGGAGGCCAAACCGCGCGGCTATCTGCCCATCGACGGCCTGGCCGCTTACGACAAGGCCACCCAGGAGCTGCTGTTCGGCGCCGAGTCGGCGCTGGTGGCCTCCGGCCGCGTGGCGACCTCGCAGACCGTTGGCGGCAGCGGCGCGTTGCGCGTGGGCGCGGACCTGCTCAAGAAGCTGCTGCCCACCTCCACCATCGCCATCAGCAACCCGAGCTGGGAAAACCATCGCGCGGTGTTCGGCGCGGCCGGCTTCGAGGTCGTGGATTACACCTATTTCGACGCCGCCAGCCATGGCCTGAATTTCGACGGCATGCTGGCCGATCTGGCCAAGCTCGAGCCGGGCACGGTGGTGCTGTTGCACGCCTGCTGCCACAACCCGACCGGCGCCGACCTGACCAAGGAGCAGTGGAAGCAGGTCGCCGGCGTGTTGAAGGAGCGCAACCTGTTCCCGTTCGTCGACATCGCCTACCAGGGCTTCGACAAGGGCATCGAGGCCGATGCGTACGCGGTGCGCCTGCTGGCTGCCGAAGGCATCGACAGCTACGTGGTCGCCAGCTCCTATTCCAAGTCGTTCTCGCTGTATGGCGAGCGCGTGGGTGCGTTGTCGGTGGTCTCGGCTACCGCGACCGAAGCCAAGGCCGTGCAGTCGCAGGTCAAGCGCATCATCCGCACGATCTACTCCAGCCCGTCCACGCACGGCGCCGCCCTGGTGGCCGGCGTGCTGACCAGCCCGGAGCTGCGCGATCTGTGGGAGCAGGAACTTACCGAAATGCGCGAGCGCATCCACGCCTTGCGCGCGGGCCTGGTCGCCAAGCTCGCCACGCTGGGCGCGCCGGAGTTCGACTTCATCCAGCGCCAGGCCGGTATGTTCTCGTACTCGGGCCTGACCAGGACCCAGGTCGACCGCCTGCGCGACGAGTTCGCGATCTACGCCGTCGGCACGGGCCGCATCTGTGTGGCCGCATTGAGCCAGCGCAACCTGGAATACGTGGCACAAGCGGTGGCCACCGTTAGCCGCATGTGA
- a CDS encoding cupin domain-containing protein, translating to MFPLNTRYAPIDFSDKLAMLSQHWSPRVVAEMNDYQFKLVKLQGAFVWHQHADTDEVFIVLDGNMSIEFRDGVVALSAGQMHVVPKGVEHRPVAEQECSVLLVEPRGVVNTGEAGGAYTADNDVWI from the coding sequence ATGTTTCCGTTGAACACGCGCTACGCCCCGATCGATTTCAGCGACAAGCTCGCCATGCTGTCGCAGCACTGGTCGCCACGTGTGGTGGCGGAAATGAACGACTACCAGTTCAAGCTGGTCAAGCTGCAAGGCGCCTTCGTGTGGCATCAGCATGCGGACACGGACGAGGTGTTTATCGTGCTGGACGGCAACATGTCGATCGAATTTCGCGATGGTGTGGTGGCGCTGTCGGCCGGGCAGATGCATGTGGTGCCCAAGGGTGTCGAACACCGGCCGGTGGCGGAGCAGGAATGCAGCGTGTTGCTGGTCGAGCCGCGCGGCGTGGTCAACACCGGTGAGGCGGGTGGTGCGTACACGGCTGACAACGACGTCTGGATTTGA
- the adh gene encoding aldehyde dehydrogenase produces MNALPSTKPLNTDPTSIFKPRYDNFIGGAWVAPASGQYFDNTTPISGKVFTSIARSNAQDIEAALDAAHAAKEAWGKTSSTDRANVLLKIADRIEQNLELLAYAETWDNGKPVRETLNADVPLCVDHFRYFAGAIRAQEGGISEIDSDTIAYHFHEPLGVVGQIIPWNFPLLMACWKLAPALAAGNCVVMKPAEQTPASILVLMEVIGDLLPPGVLNVVNGFGLEAGKPLASNPRIAKIAFTGETTTGRLIMQYASQNLIPVTLELGGKSPNIFFADVMAEDDDFLDKAVEGFVLFAFNQGEVCTCPSRALIQESIYDKFMEKALARVAAIKQGNPLDPNTMVGAQASSEQLEKILAYIDIGRQEGAEVLIGGERNTLDGELAGGFYVKPTVFKGHNKMRVFQEEIFGPVVSVTTFKDEAEALAIANDTLYGLGAGVWSRDASRLYRMGRAIQAGRVWTNCYHAYPAHAAFGGYKQSGIGRENHKMMLDHYQQTKNLLVSYSPKALRLF; encoded by the coding sequence ATGAATGCGCTTCCCTCCACCAAGCCGTTGAATACCGACCCGACCTCGATTTTCAAACCGCGCTACGACAACTTTATCGGCGGTGCGTGGGTGGCGCCGGCGAGCGGCCAGTACTTCGACAACACTACGCCGATTAGCGGCAAGGTGTTCACCTCGATCGCGCGCTCCAACGCGCAGGACATCGAAGCGGCGCTGGATGCGGCGCATGCGGCCAAGGAGGCATGGGGCAAGACCTCCAGCACCGACCGCGCCAACGTGTTGCTCAAGATCGCCGACCGCATCGAGCAGAATCTGGAACTGCTCGCCTATGCCGAGACCTGGGACAACGGCAAGCCGGTGCGCGAAACGCTCAATGCCGATGTGCCGTTGTGCGTGGATCACTTCCGCTATTTCGCCGGCGCCATTCGCGCGCAGGAAGGCGGCATTTCCGAGATCGACAGCGACACCATTGCCTATCACTTCCACGAACCGTTGGGCGTGGTCGGGCAGATCATTCCGTGGAATTTTCCGCTGCTGATGGCGTGCTGGAAACTGGCGCCCGCCCTGGCCGCCGGCAACTGCGTGGTGATGAAGCCGGCCGAGCAGACCCCGGCGTCGATCCTGGTGTTGATGGAAGTGATCGGCGACCTGCTGCCGCCGGGCGTGCTCAACGTGGTCAACGGCTTCGGTCTGGAAGCGGGCAAGCCGCTGGCTAGCAATCCGCGCATCGCCAAGATCGCCTTCACCGGCGAAACCACTACCGGCCGGCTGATCATGCAGTACGCCAGCCAGAACCTGATCCCTGTGACGCTGGAGCTGGGTGGCAAATCGCCGAACATTTTCTTCGCCGATGTGATGGCCGAAGACGACGATTTTCTCGACAAGGCGGTGGAAGGCTTCGTGCTGTTTGCCTTCAACCAGGGCGAGGTGTGTACCTGCCCCTCGCGCGCGCTGATCCAGGAATCGATCTACGACAAGTTCATGGAAAAAGCGCTCGCACGTGTGGCCGCGATCAAGCAAGGCAACCCACTCGATCCCAACACCATGGTCGGCGCGCAGGCTTCCAGCGAGCAGCTGGAAAAGATTCTGGCCTACATCGATATCGGCAGACAGGAAGGCGCCGAAGTGTTGATCGGTGGCGAGCGCAACACGCTCGATGGCGAGTTGGCCGGCGGCTTTTACGTCAAGCCGACCGTGTTCAAGGGCCACAACAAGATGCGCGTGTTCCAGGAGGAGATCTTCGGCCCGGTGGTGTCGGTGACCACCTTCAAGGACGAGGCCGAGGCGCTGGCGATCGCCAACGACACGCTCTACGGCCTGGGCGCCGGTGTGTGGAGTCGCGATGCCTCACGCCTGTACCGCATGGGCCGCGCGATCCAGGCCGGGCGCGTGTGGACCAACTGCTACCACGCCTATCCGGCGCATGCCGCGTTCGGCGGTTACAAGCAGTCGGGCATCGGCCGCGAGAATCACAAGATGATGCTCGACCATTATCAGCAGACCAAGAACCTGCTGGTGAGCTATTCGCCGAAGGCGCTTCGGCTTTTCTGA
- a CDS encoding LuxR family transcriptional regulator has protein sequence MAAVMLQATPAFSASTAPSPLVGTWLLDTSSLPMPAAVRPKRVVLNFKQVPGNKWATSAEIIEHDNKTLQAQSTLLLDGTPGKASGTYLVDRAAVKMPEPGVLVMQLMYQGVPASTRTYTVSADGKVMTEIEAYFKDGNPVMRTAYFKRAASQSK, from the coding sequence GTGGCTGCCGTCATGTTGCAAGCCACCCCCGCCTTCTCCGCATCAACCGCGCCATCGCCACTGGTCGGAACCTGGCTACTGGATACCAGCAGCCTGCCGATGCCAGCAGCGGTACGACCCAAACGTGTCGTCCTGAATTTCAAACAGGTTCCAGGCAACAAGTGGGCAACCAGCGCCGAGATCATCGAACACGACAACAAGACGCTGCAGGCACAATCCACGCTGCTGCTGGACGGCACGCCGGGTAAGGCATCCGGCACCTACCTAGTCGATCGTGCCGCCGTTAAAATGCCCGAGCCAGGCGTGCTGGTCATGCAGTTGATGTATCAAGGTGTCCCGGCATCCACACGCACCTATACGGTCAGCGCCGACGGCAAGGTCATGACCGAGATTGAAGCGTACTTCAAGGACGGCAACCCGGTAATGCGCACCGCGTATTTCAAACGCGCGGCAAGTCAGTCCAAGTGA
- a CDS encoding SDR family oxidoreductase: protein MQDKEWADYMLGKTLLGRLGKPEEVANVALFLASNESAYVTGIDSKVDGGMAVW from the coding sequence TTGCAGGACAAGGAATGGGCCGACTACATGCTGGGCAAGACCCTGCTCGGCCGGCTCGGCAAGCCCGAGGAAGTTGCGAACGTTGCGTTGTTTCTCGCCTCCAACGAGAGCGCGTACGTGACCGGCATCGATAGCAAGGTGGACGGTGGCATGGCGGTCTGGTGA
- a CDS encoding class 1 fructose-bisphosphatase: MSRPSLTRFLIEEQHAGRIDAELRQLITIVSRACKRISIAVSKGALGGVLGDAGTGNVQGEAQKKLDVLSNDILLEANAWGGHLAACASEEMDHSQPVPDQYPSGDFLLLFDPLDGSSNIDVNVSVGTIFSVLRAPEGTDKPGDEHFLQPGTKQVAAGYCIYGPSTMLVLTLGHGTHAFTLEREEGSFLLTQANMRVPDDTAEYAINMSNQRHWEPAMQAYVSDLLAGKDGTRGKDFNMRWIASMVADVHRILTRGGIFIYPWDKKDATKPGKLRLMYEANPMSMLVEQAGGAATTGRERILDIQPTQLHQRVPVFLGSKNEVVEATRYHVEFDKAQG; this comes from the coding sequence ATGTCGCGTCCCTCGCTGACCCGCTTCCTGATCGAAGAGCAACACGCCGGCCGTATCGATGCGGAATTGCGCCAGCTGATCACCATCGTCTCGCGCGCCTGCAAGCGCATTTCCATCGCCGTGAGCAAGGGCGCTCTGGGCGGCGTGCTTGGCGATGCCGGCACCGGCAACGTGCAGGGCGAGGCACAGAAGAAGCTCGACGTACTGAGCAACGACATCCTGCTCGAAGCCAACGCCTGGGGTGGCCACCTGGCCGCATGCGCGTCCGAAGAGATGGATCACAGCCAGCCGGTGCCCGACCAGTACCCCAGTGGCGACTTCCTGCTGCTGTTCGACCCGCTCGATGGCAGCTCCAATATCGACGTCAACGTCTCGGTGGGCACCATCTTCTCGGTGCTGCGCGCCCCCGAGGGCACCGACAAGCCCGGCGACGAGCACTTCCTGCAGCCGGGCACCAAGCAGGTCGCCGCCGGCTACTGCATCTACGGCCCCAGCACGATGCTGGTGCTCACGCTCGGACACGGCACTCACGCCTTCACCCTGGAGCGCGAGGAAGGCAGCTTCCTGCTGACCCAGGCCAATATGCGCGTGCCCGACGACACCGCCGAGTACGCAATCAACATGTCCAACCAGCGCCACTGGGAACCGGCCATGCAGGCCTACGTGAGCGACCTGCTGGCCGGCAAGGACGGCACCCGCGGCAAGGACTTCAACATGCGCTGGATCGCCAGCATGGTCGCCGATGTGCACCGCATCCTCACCCGCGGCGGCATCTTCATCTACCCCTGGGACAAGAAGGACGCCACCAAGCCCGGCAAGCTGCGCCTGATGTACGAAGCCAACCCGATGAGCATGCTGGTGGAACAGGCCGGCGGCGCCGCGACCACGGGGCGCGAACGTATTCTGGATATTCAACCGACGCAACTGCATCAGCGTGTGCCGGTGTTCTTGGGGTCGAAGAATGAGGTGGTTGAGGCGACGCGGTATCACGTTGAGTTCGACAAGGCGCAGGGCTGA
- a CDS encoding alpha/beta fold hydrolase — MKNKTCMTMTTLLLCALCSGAVTAKPVTHPTIVLVHGAWETSAIWRPVAGQLRAHGYRVIAVNLPGRPGATHEPEAISLDAYRDTVLAAIAGERAPVVLVGHSFGGITVTNVAEAAPEKIKTLVYLAAFVPQDGRTLLALAQADTASKMPPYLTVNTHKKAMSVEASARGELFANDATTAQQARMQHMIVDEPLQPMMTPVHLTARSSGVDRVYIRTLQDNALSLAFQSRTIAAAPMRMTIDLDTGHSPFLTAPGALVAAIEQAAQ, encoded by the coding sequence ATGAAAAACAAGACCTGCATGACCATGACCACGCTGCTGTTGTGCGCGCTGTGTTCCGGCGCCGTCACCGCAAAGCCGGTCACGCATCCCACCATCGTGCTGGTGCATGGCGCCTGGGAAACCTCTGCCATCTGGCGACCGGTCGCCGGCCAATTGCGTGCGCATGGTTATCGCGTCATCGCAGTGAATCTGCCGGGCCGCCCCGGTGCAACGCACGAGCCGGAGGCGATCAGCCTTGATGCGTATCGCGACACGGTGCTGGCCGCGATCGCTGGCGAGCGCGCACCGGTGGTGCTGGTCGGGCATAGCTTTGGCGGTATCACCGTCACCAACGTGGCCGAGGCCGCACCGGAGAAGATCAAGACCCTGGTGTATCTGGCTGCGTTCGTTCCACAAGACGGACGCACGCTGCTGGCGCTCGCGCAAGCGGACACGGCAAGCAAGATGCCACCCTACCTGACAGTGAACACGCACAAGAAGGCAATGTCGGTGGAGGCATCTGCACGCGGCGAGCTGTTCGCCAACGACGCCACCACCGCACAGCAGGCCCGCATGCAACACATGATCGTGGACGAGCCACTGCAACCGATGATGACGCCGGTGCATCTGACCGCGCGCTCGAGTGGTGTGGATCGGGTGTATATCCGCACGTTGCAGGACAACGCGTTGAGTTTGGCGTTCCAGTCCAGGACGATCGCTGCCGCTCCCATGCGGATGACCATCGATCTGGACACCGGCCATTCGCCATTTCTCACCGCGCCTGGCGCGCTGGTCGCCGCCATCGAGCAGGCTGCGCAGTGA
- a CDS encoding AraC family transcriptional regulator: protein MTDPLPLHATHVAQPARADILSQLLTLIRLHGEGVYTAEVAAHFHAHLPAGPSHLHFIEAGALWITPDGGAPLQLHTGDLVVLPHGRGHRLSHCAQVKRAADDFFAAGQFDAATLKIRHGEGAPLATVIGGIFRYERLPLPPIMRALPTLIHIPGDGGRVPEWLRLLSHFLMAEAHEVRPGARLMVSRIIDLLVIRALRSWAELHPQQSRWLASPAGERIGLALHAIHADPYRSWKVEQLARHAGLSRSLFAQQFAQITGESPMRYIALWRLSVADDLIRSGNVSVGDAARRVGYHSEAGFSRAFKAYFGHAPKQVKP, encoded by the coding sequence ATGACCGATCCTCTACCGCTGCATGCAACACACGTTGCGCAGCCCGCACGCGCCGACATCCTGTCGCAATTGCTCACGTTGATCCGCCTGCACGGCGAGGGCGTCTATACCGCAGAGGTCGCTGCGCATTTCCATGCGCATCTGCCGGCGGGGCCATCGCATCTGCACTTTATCGAAGCAGGCGCGTTGTGGATCACACCCGATGGCGGTGCACCGTTGCAGCTGCACACCGGCGATCTGGTAGTGCTGCCGCACGGGCGTGGGCATCGCTTGTCGCATTGCGCACAGGTGAAACGCGCTGCCGATGATTTCTTCGCAGCCGGGCAGTTCGACGCTGCAACGCTGAAGATCCGGCATGGCGAGGGCGCACCGCTGGCCACTGTCATCGGCGGCATTTTTCGCTACGAACGGTTGCCGCTGCCGCCGATCATGCGCGCGCTGCCAACCCTGATCCATATCCCCGGCGATGGCGGGCGCGTGCCGGAGTGGCTGCGCCTGCTCTCGCATTTTTTGATGGCCGAAGCGCACGAGGTGCGCCCCGGTGCGCGCTTGATGGTCTCGCGCATCATCGACCTGCTGGTGATCCGCGCCTTGCGCAGCTGGGCGGAGCTGCATCCGCAGCAATCGCGCTGGCTTGCCAGTCCGGCCGGCGAGCGGATCGGGCTGGCCTTGCATGCGATCCATGCCGATCCGTACCGCAGCTGGAAGGTGGAGCAACTCGCACGCCATGCCGGGTTGTCGCGCTCGCTGTTTGCGCAGCAGTTTGCGCAGATCACCGGCGAGTCACCGATGCGCTACATCGCGCTGTGGCGTCTGAGCGTGGCAGACGATCTGATCCGCTCAGGCAACGTCAGCGTGGGCGATGCCGCGCGCCGGGTGGGCTATCACTCCGAAGCCGGCTTCAGCCGCGCGTTCAAGGCGTATTTCGGCCATGCGCCCAAGCAGGTCAAGCCATAG
- a CDS encoding TonB-dependent receptor family protein codes for MPRLTLLAAACGLFATSAAPLALAADTAPSSTPIQRLPTVQVDAARVHGVDDFDLPASFTVVAADDDNRRGAQVSELLDGIPGLVARDRQNYAQDTQLSIRGFGARSTFGVRGVRLLVDGIPASMPDGQGQLSHFNVLGAERVEVLRGPFSALYGNSSGGVLQLWSADGKPGDPWRLRATYGSNATVNVGAQLLGQQGAVHYSLAANHFETDGFRDHSRAKRDSVNAKLGFDLAEGRRLDLVLNYLDAPDAQDPLGLTRAQFNADPAQATAVATQFNTRKSVRQSQAGAILTQQFDSQTLRLMAYGGQRSVEQYLAIPVAVQRNPLHSGGLIDLDSNYEGADARWAWQGDALGRPLQLTVGANVDRQRQHRTGYENFVGDTLGAKGALRRNQRDQVENVDQFAQLWWQWSDRWSALLGVRHSEVRFDSDDHYIVGRNPDDSGQRDYSATTPVAGIVFRAAEDLRFYASVGRGFETPTFNELGYRNDGGAGLALDLGAATSRNYEVGSKWRAQSGAAVEFALFRADTDNELAVASNTNGRSTFRNIGATRRQGAELSWNQPVGDTQQVQLAYTFVDATVRDGYLTCASSGCATPTAPVASGARLPGVPRQQLFARWQWQPMQWQFAAETVASDATVVNDLATERAPGYALVNLEASRRWTTTLGGLRTFARIDNVLDRQYVGSVIVNDGNGRYYEPGPDRTYTVGLQWDFGG; via the coding sequence ATGCCCAGACTCACCTTGTTGGCCGCCGCGTGCGGCCTGTTCGCGACGAGCGCCGCGCCGCTCGCCCTGGCCGCCGACACGGCGCCGTCGTCTACACCGATCCAGCGCTTGCCCACCGTGCAGGTGGACGCCGCGCGCGTGCACGGGGTGGACGACTTCGACCTGCCGGCCTCCTTCACCGTGGTGGCGGCCGACGACGACAACCGCCGCGGCGCGCAGGTATCCGAGCTGCTCGATGGCATCCCCGGCCTGGTGGCGCGCGACCGCCAGAACTACGCGCAAGACACCCAGCTGTCGATCCGCGGCTTCGGCGCACGCTCCACCTTCGGCGTGCGCGGCGTGCGGCTGCTGGTGGACGGCATCCCGGCCAGCATGCCCGATGGCCAGGGCCAGCTCTCGCACTTCAACGTGCTGGGCGCCGAGCGGGTGGAAGTGCTGCGCGGGCCGTTCTCGGCGCTGTACGGCAACTCTTCGGGCGGGGTGCTGCAGCTGTGGAGTGCCGACGGCAAGCCGGGCGACCCGTGGCGGCTGCGTGCCACCTATGGCAGCAATGCCACCGTCAACGTGGGCGCGCAATTGCTCGGCCAGCAGGGCGCGGTGCACTACAGCCTGGCCGCCAATCACTTCGAAACCGACGGCTTCCGCGACCATAGCCGCGCCAAACGCGATTCGGTCAACGCCAAGCTCGGCTTCGATCTGGCCGAGGGCCGCCGGCTGGACCTGGTGCTCAATTATCTGGACGCACCGGATGCGCAGGACCCACTCGGGCTGACCCGCGCCCAGTTCAATGCCGACCCGGCCCAGGCCACGGCGGTGGCCACCCAGTTCAATACCCGCAAATCGGTGCGCCAATCGCAGGCCGGGGCGATCTTGACCCAGCAGTTCGACAGCCAGACGCTGCGGCTGATGGCCTACGGCGGGCAGCGCAGCGTGGAGCAGTATCTGGCGATCCCGGTGGCGGTGCAGCGCAATCCGCTGCATTCGGGTGGGCTGATCGATCTGGACAGCAATTACGAAGGTGCCGATGCACGTTGGGCCTGGCAGGGCGACGCGTTGGGCCGGCCGCTGCAGCTGACCGTGGGCGCCAATGTCGATCGCCAGCGTCAGCACCGCACCGGTTACGAAAATTTTGTTGGTGACACGCTCGGCGCCAAAGGCGCACTGCGCCGCAATCAGCGTGACCAGGTCGAGAACGTGGATCAGTTCGCGCAGCTGTGGTGGCAGTGGAGCGACCGCTGGTCGGCACTGCTGGGCGTGCGCCATAGCGAGGTGCGCTTCGACTCGGACGACCATTACATCGTCGGCCGCAATCCCGACGACAGCGGCCAGCGCGATTATTCGGCAACCACGCCGGTGGCTGGCATCGTGTTCCGTGCTGCCGAGGATCTGCGTTTCTACGCCTCGGTGGGACGCGGTTTCGAAACGCCCACCTTCAACGAGTTGGGTTATCGCAACGACGGCGGCGCCGGCCTGGCGCTGGATCTGGGCGCGGCGACAAGCCGCAACTATGAAGTCGGCAGCAAGTGGCGCGCGCAAAGCGGTGCAGCGGTGGAGTTCGCGCTGTTCCGCGCCGACACCGATAACGAACTGGCAGTGGCCAGCAACACCAACGGGCGCAGCACCTTTCGCAACATCGGCGCCACCCGCCGCCAGGGCGCGGAGCTGAGCTGGAATCAACCGGTGGGCGACACCCAGCAAGTGCAGCTGGCCTATACCTTCGTCGATGCCACCGTGCGCGATGGCTATCTCACCTGCGCCAGCAGCGGCTGCGCCACACCCACCGCGCCAGTGGCAAGCGGCGCGCGCCTGCCGGGCGTGCCGCGTCAACAATTGTTCGCACGCTGGCAGTGGCAGCCGATGCAATGGCAGTTCGCCGCCGAAACGGTGGCCTCCGACGCCACCGTGGTCAACGACCTGGCTACCGAACGCGCACCGGGCTATGCGCTGGTCAATCTGGAAGCCTCCAGGCGCTGGACCACCACGCTGGGCGGGCTGCGCACGTTCGCACGCATCGACAATGTGCTGGACCGGCAATATGTGGGTTCGGTGATCGTCAACGACGGCAACGGGCGCTATTACGAGCCGGGCCCGGATCGCACGTATACGGTGGGGCTGCAGTGGGATTTCGGCGGCTGA
- a CDS encoding Rrf2 family transcriptional regulator, with translation MPTSTRFVVAVHILTALAVSDGKPLRSEDLAYSANTGPVVVRSLLSRLAEAGLTRSQLGAGGGALLARQAKTIRLLDVYQAVEDTELFPTHRTPPCENCAVGGNILEALGPPLARARKALEAELAKTSIASVAAEVARLGKFSIPLVW, from the coding sequence ATGCCCACCAGCACCCGCTTCGTCGTTGCGGTCCACATCCTGACGGCACTGGCCGTCAGCGATGGCAAACCGCTGCGCTCCGAAGATCTGGCGTACTCGGCCAATACCGGGCCGGTCGTGGTGCGCTCGTTGTTGTCGCGTCTGGCCGAGGCCGGCCTGACCCGCTCGCAGCTCGGGGCGGGCGGCGGCGCCCTGCTTGCCCGGCAGGCGAAGACGATACGGCTGCTGGACGTCTATCAGGCCGTCGAGGATACCGAGTTGTTTCCCACGCATCGAACGCCACCCTGCGAGAATTGCGCAGTCGGCGGAAACATCCTCGAAGCGCTTGGCCCGCCGCTGGCGCGGGCACGCAAGGCGCTTGAAGCGGAGCTGGCAAAAACCAGTATTGCGTCGGTCGCAGCAGAGGTGGCGCGGCTTGGAAAGTTTTCGATCCCGCTGGTGTGGTGA
- a CDS encoding MAPEG family protein, whose product MPIELIALVTTALLCLCMPLLSSALYARQVGAKALIGNREGLPEPSGAAGRAQRAHRNLLENLLPFAAVVLAAMTLQVSTSITVIASLVFLGARVVHAVCYLFGIPGLRTLAYHVGLWATLAYAVQLFL is encoded by the coding sequence ATGCCCATCGAATTGATCGCGTTGGTGACCACCGCGCTGCTGTGCCTGTGCATGCCTTTGCTGTCCTCTGCGCTGTACGCACGCCAGGTCGGAGCCAAGGCGTTGATCGGCAATCGCGAGGGGTTGCCCGAGCCGAGCGGTGCCGCGGGGCGCGCGCAACGTGCGCACCGCAACTTGCTGGAAAACCTGCTGCCGTTTGCCGCAGTCGTGCTCGCTGCCATGACGCTGCAGGTGTCCACCAGCATCACGGTGATCGCGTCGTTGGTGTTTTTGGGTGCGCGCGTTGTGCATGCGGTTTGCTATCTTTTCGGCATTCCCGGACTGCGCACGCTCGCCTATCACGTCGGCCTGTGGGCGACGCTGGCCTATGCAGTGCAGTTGTTTCTGTGA
- a CDS encoding NADPH-dependent F420 reductase, which produces MSIGIIGSGALGSNIARSLAKHGISATISNSRGPDSLAALVQELGPSITAGTTAEAASADIVFAAIRWSDIESVLGSLPAWNGRIVVDGTNPVEFLDPNSEDAKDPSNPLAAYGIKAVDLGDKHSSEVLSQFVPGARVVKAFNHLDVNVLPEPEVAGGKRVLFYSGDDADAKAEVRKIIEAAGFFAADLGSLEVGGRLASLPFGALSTHNFIKI; this is translated from the coding sequence ATGAGTATCGGTATCATCGGTTCCGGCGCCCTCGGCTCCAACATTGCACGTTCGCTCGCCAAGCACGGAATTTCGGCCACCATTTCCAATAGCCGCGGCCCCGACTCGCTGGCAGCGCTGGTGCAGGAGCTGGGCCCGTCGATCACGGCGGGTACCACGGCGGAAGCGGCGAGTGCCGATATTGTCTTCGCGGCGATCCGCTGGAGCGATATCGAGAGCGTCCTGGGCAGCCTGCCGGCATGGAACGGCCGCATCGTGGTCGACGGCACCAATCCGGTCGAATTTCTGGACCCGAATTCGGAAGATGCGAAGGACCCCAGCAATCCGCTTGCCGCCTACGGCATCAAGGCGGTCGATCTGGGTGACAAGCATTCCAGCGAAGTGTTGAGCCAGTTCGTTCCGGGTGCACGCGTGGTCAAGGCATTCAACCATCTCGACGTCAACGTGCTGCCAGAGCCAGAGGTTGCCGGCGGCAAGCGTGTGCTGTTCTATTCGGGCGATGACGCAGATGCCAAGGCCGAGGTTCGCAAGATCATCGAGGCCGCCGGCTTCTTCGCGGCGGATCTGGGCTCGCTGGAGGTTGGCGGCCGGCTTGCCTCGTTGCCGTTCGGTGCATTGTCCACGCATAACTTCATCAAGATCTAA